A region from the Engraulis encrasicolus isolate BLACKSEA-1 chromosome 18, IST_EnEncr_1.0, whole genome shotgun sequence genome encodes:
- the LOC134468693 gene encoding uncharacterized protein LOC134468693 gives MSVLTAAEGDGLKPMAAGLMRRYRDAGVQPPLLLYVDRDCCSQHGGGKTADMFPEWDKLVVRLDIWHLMRRIASGVSTESHQLYKPFMQQLSSAIFEWDADDTARLFAAKKQQMVAQGMTTVPDDAAVMRLISRRAMAAHCRRRTRGAEESQRLIDDLIAIYSSEWGRDTMGISLFNDRIHDIWAEQRRHLACIQDPPGVELYRETGRLDSGGSSLPVYRCARGSTSLESFHLHLNLFIPGDSASAWLFQAYLLEGLKRWNENRAVSMARGEQKLRSYGGPLQRSLEELSQEVLGSTLFEDHTKPREYTGELIGIEYLYSQTGRALQDVSLDPDTPDTDEWGNILPPPSEEPLLDVVQEEVEDLTVPPPGDFQEPQRYPWSWDPTDEAPEPAGPEDVPNPALHNPGRSSPPPPQEPAEVTAEVSMPSEYANMQLSI, from the exons ATGTCCGTGCTCACGGCCGCCGAGGGGGACGGCCTGAAGCCCATGGCTGCCGGGTTGATGAGGCGGTACCGAGACGCTGGGGTACAGCCACCGCTGCTTCTGTACGTCGACCGGGACTGTTGTTCGCAGCATGGAGGTGGTAAGACAGCTGACATGTTCCCCGAGTGGGACAAGCTGGTGGTCCGGTTGGACATATGGCACCTGATGCGCCGCATTGCGTCAGGTGTGTCCACCGAGAGCCACCAGCTGTACAAGCCCTTCATGCAGCAGCTGTCCTCTGCCATCTTCGAGTGGGATGCTGACGACACGGCCCGGCTATTTGCAGCCAAGAAGCAGCAGATGGTGGCACAGGGAATGACCACCGTCCCCGACGACGCTGCTGTGATGAGGCTCATCAGCCGCAGGGCGATGGCCGCCCACTGCCGCAGGCGGACCAGAGGCGCGGAGGAGTCCCAGCGGCTGATCGATGACCTCATCGCCATCTACAGCAGCGAGTGGGGACGTGACACGATGGGCATTTCCCTGTTTAATG ACCGCATCCACGACATATGGGCGGAGCAGAGACGCCACCTCGCCTGTATCCAGGACCCGCCGGGAGTGGAGCTGTACAGAGAGACGGGCAGGCTGGACTCGGGGGGATCCAGTCTGCCAGTGTACAGATGTGCCAGAGGCTCCACTTCCCTAGAATCGTTCCACCTGCATTTGAACCTCTTCATTCCAG GAGATAGTGCCAGTGCCTGGCTCTTCCAGGCATATCTCCTGGAAGGGCTCAAGCGGTGGAACGAGAACCGTGCGGTGTCCATGGCGAGGGGAGAGCAAAAGCTCCGCTCATACGGTGGCCCCCTGCAGCGCTCCCTCGAAGAGCTCAGCCAGGAAGTGCTGGGAAGCACTCTCTTCGAGGACCACACCAAGCCCAGGGAGTACACAG gggAACTCATAGGGATTGAGTACCTGTACTCCCAGACGGGCAGAGCGCTGCAGGACGTCAGCTTGGACCCAGACACTCCGGACACGGACGAGTGGGGAAACATCTTGCCCCCACCCTCTGAGGAGCCACTACTTGATGTCGtccaggaagaggtggaggacctGACTGTCCCTCCACCGGGCGACTTCCAAGAGCCTCAGAGGTATCCGTGGTCATGGGATCCAACTGACGAGGCGCCCGAGCCAGCAGGTCCCGAAGACGTCCCGAACCCCGCACTCCACAACCCAGGCCGgtcctcaccaccacctcctcaggaGCCAGCTGAGGTGACAGCTGAGGTGAGCATGCCTTCCGAGTATGCCAACATGCAGCTCAGCATCTGA
- the LOC134468294 gene encoding uncharacterized protein LOC134468294: MPQRLWGVRPACTQPGCNKLLTKAGLYKTIRRVLDIDSWYFMATEYLECSRCQRKVAGWSQEVMQQLGPEHLAQFPAVLTYKLSCDWRVIAMLRERSRGNSATQHYNKIRELHTESWMRKTIRYLSVMKPFRRAGVVADVQPPPPMRPVPLPGWLLTVYGHNILSRLQDAKARVTSIFGKILKMDSTKKVTRRPTSAAATSNDMY; this comes from the exons ATGCCCCAGCGCCTGTGGGGTGTCCGGCCGGCATGCACACAGCCCGGCTGTAACAAGCTCCTGACCAAGGCTGGGCTGTACAAGACCATCCGGAGGGTCTTGGACATCGACTCCTGGTACTTCATGGCCACCGAATACCTGGAATGCAGTCGATGTCAGAGGAAGGTAGCAGGATGGTCGCAGGAGGTGATGCAACAGCTTGGGCCCGAACACCTGGCCCAATTTCCAGCTGTGCTCACCTACAA GCTCTCCTGCGACTGGCGGGTTATTGCCATGCTGCGCGAGCGTTCTCGGGGGAACAGCGCCACGCAGCACTACAACAAGATCCGTGAGCTGCACACGGAGTCGTGGATGCGGAAGACCATCAGGTACCTCAGCGTCATGAAGCCCTTCAGGAGAGCGGGAGTCGTGGCCGATGTCCAGCCGCCGCCGCCGATGCGCCCTGTCCCACTTCCAGGGTGGCTGCTTACCGTCTACGGCCACAACATCCTCTCCCGCCTCCAGGACGCGAAGGCCCGGGTCACCTCCATCTTCGGGAAGATCCTGAAGATGGATTCCACCAAGAAG GTGACCCGAAGACCTACCAGCGCCGCAGCAACTTCAAATGACATGTATTAA